The Longimicrobium terrae genome includes a region encoding these proteins:
- a CDS encoding MFS transporter, with the protein MLLRDDQDGTGHGADEASELPSAPLRVPETPDPQAPTEAPRAFSALRHRNFRVFYVGHVLSLTGTWMQTTAQGWLVLELTNSEFKLGLVTAVASLPTLFLGLYAGVVADRRDKRRIILTAQWIMLVCALAIAILTGTHTITYPVLLGLVFVLGTASAFEIPTRQSFFAEIVDKPDLANAIALNSAAFNGSRIIGPAVAGALIGGAGVAACFYANAFSYVAVIAGLMMLRIAPFRPNPATADASVLDHLREGLAYIRADRVVQTLVLMIAAMSVTVFPYSMLLPVFARDVLHVGARGLGMLLSAAGAGALSASVLLAAGKMAIHRGRLIVGACLAFVLLLMGFALSTWYPLSLVLLAAASFMIVLNNATLNALLQARVPDRLRGRVMSVYVFMFVGMTPLGSLQAGAIARWLQAPAALAIGCVVMLAILGFVVVRVPELLKAE; encoded by the coding sequence ATGCTACTGCGGGACGATCAGGACGGAACCGGACACGGCGCGGACGAGGCGAGCGAACTCCCCTCCGCGCCTCTTCGCGTGCCCGAAACGCCCGATCCACAGGCGCCCACGGAGGCGCCGCGTGCCTTTTCCGCGTTGCGGCACCGCAACTTCCGTGTGTTCTACGTGGGCCACGTGCTGTCGCTTACGGGCACGTGGATGCAGACGACGGCGCAGGGCTGGCTGGTTCTGGAACTCACCAATTCCGAGTTCAAGCTGGGGCTGGTGACCGCCGTCGCCTCGCTCCCCACGCTGTTCCTGGGGTTGTACGCCGGGGTGGTAGCGGACCGCAGGGACAAGCGGCGCATCATCCTCACGGCGCAGTGGATCATGCTCGTCTGCGCGCTGGCGATCGCGATCCTGACGGGTACGCACACCATCACCTATCCCGTCCTTCTCGGCCTCGTGTTCGTGCTGGGGACGGCGAGCGCGTTCGAAATCCCCACGCGCCAGTCGTTCTTTGCCGAAATCGTTGACAAGCCAGATCTTGCGAACGCCATCGCCCTCAACTCGGCCGCGTTCAACGGATCGCGCATCATCGGCCCGGCGGTGGCGGGCGCGCTGATCGGCGGCGCGGGCGTGGCGGCGTGCTTCTACGCGAACGCGTTCTCGTACGTGGCGGTCATCGCGGGGCTGATGATGCTGCGGATCGCACCCTTCCGCCCGAATCCCGCCACCGCGGACGCAAGCGTGCTGGATCACCTGCGCGAGGGACTGGCGTACATCCGCGCGGACAGAGTCGTGCAGACGCTGGTTCTGATGATCGCGGCGATGTCGGTAACCGTGTTTCCCTACTCCATGCTGCTCCCCGTGTTTGCGCGCGACGTGCTGCACGTGGGCGCGCGCGGATTGGGGATGCTGCTTTCCGCCGCGGGCGCGGGCGCGCTGTCCGCGAGCGTGCTGCTGGCGGCGGGAAAGATGGCGATCCACCGCGGACGGCTGATCGTGGGCGCGTGTCTGGCCTTTGTACTGCTGCTGATGGGATTCGCGCTGTCGACGTGGTATCCGCTGTCGCTGGTGCTGCTTGCGGCCGCGAGCTTCATGATCGTACTGAACAACGCGACGTTGAACGCGCTGCTTCAGGCCCGCGTTCCGGACCGGCTGCGTGGACGTGTGATGTCGGTTTACGTGTTCATGTTCGTGGGAATGACGCCGCTGGGATCGCTGCAGGCCGGCGCCATCGCACGGTGGCTGCAGGCGCCCGCCGCCCTGGCGATCGGGTGCGTGGTGATGCTGGCGATTCTGGGATTTGTGGTGGTGCGCGTGCCGGAGTTGCTGAAGGCGGAGTAG
- the mutY gene encoding A/G-specific adenine glycosylase: MPLSPALRPRLLSWYDANRRDLPWRAAPGHVADPYAVWLSEVMLQQTRVETVRPYFARWLERFPTVEALADAPLDDVLKAWEGLGYYSRARNFHRAIQTVRDEHGGIVPNHPEGFRALPGVGRYTAGAVMSIAFGREEPLVDGNVRRVFARWMDDPAPSEDALWSMAGELVRGERPGDINQAVMELGATVCVPRTPRCGECPVREFCAAYAAGTQAERPARKKAKAIPHEDTAVPVIERDGHVLLVRRPVHVRLGGMWAFPAVIRAEGEPLSAAVERAAYEGLGMIVRAGEPVGVVEHVFTHVRATYHAVRCTFVSGEPVPAGYDAALWVPWDRVGDYALPVAQRRIAALAAEPTLFRT; the protein is encoded by the coding sequence TTGCCTCTCTCCCCTGCCCTGCGCCCGCGCCTGCTCTCCTGGTACGACGCCAACCGCCGCGACCTGCCGTGGCGCGCGGCGCCGGGCCACGTCGCGGACCCGTACGCCGTCTGGCTGTCGGAGGTGATGCTGCAGCAGACTCGCGTGGAAACGGTGCGCCCGTACTTCGCGCGGTGGCTGGAACGGTTCCCCACCGTGGAGGCGCTCGCCGACGCCCCGCTGGACGACGTGCTCAAGGCATGGGAGGGCCTCGGCTACTACTCGCGCGCGCGGAACTTTCATCGCGCCATCCAGACCGTGCGCGACGAGCACGGCGGCATCGTCCCCAATCATCCGGAAGGCTTCCGCGCGCTTCCCGGCGTCGGCCGGTACACGGCGGGCGCGGTGATGTCGATCGCGTTCGGGCGCGAAGAGCCGCTGGTGGATGGAAACGTGAGGCGCGTGTTCGCCCGGTGGATGGACGACCCCGCACCGTCCGAGGACGCGCTGTGGTCGATGGCGGGCGAGCTGGTGCGCGGCGAGCGGCCGGGCGACATCAACCAGGCGGTGATGGAACTCGGTGCCACGGTCTGCGTTCCGCGCACACCCCGCTGCGGCGAGTGCCCCGTCCGCGAGTTCTGCGCGGCGTACGCGGCGGGGACGCAGGCGGAGCGTCCGGCCAGGAAGAAGGCCAAGGCGATCCCGCACGAGGACACCGCCGTTCCCGTCATCGAGCGGGACGGGCACGTGCTCCTGGTCCGGCGCCCCGTGCATGTGCGCCTTGGCGGGATGTGGGCGTTCCCCGCCGTCATCCGCGCGGAAGGCGAACCCCTTTCCGCCGCCGTCGAGCGCGCCGCGTACGAGGGGCTGGGGATGATCGTGCGCGCGGGCGAGCCGGTGGGCGTGGTGGAGCACGTGTTCACGCACGTCCGCGCCACGTACCACGCCGTGCGCTGCACCTTCGTGAGCGGCGAACCGGTTCCCGCCGGATACGATGCCGCGCTCTGGGTGCCGTGGGACCGCGTGGGAGATTACGCGCTCCCCGTCGCCCAGCGCCGCATCGCG